One region of Roseovarius faecimaris genomic DNA includes:
- a CDS encoding NAD(P)-dependent oxidoreductase: MPDSTLTPGITAGRLPAEALDENFSDLHPPLDDHEALVAADRCYFCHDAPCITACPTDIDIPLFIRQIATGTPEAAAKTILTQNILGGMCARVCPTETLCEQVCVREVAEGKPVLIGQLQRYATDTLMETGAHPFTRAAPTGKKIAVVGAGPAGLSCAHRLAMHGHDVTLYDGRAKPGGLNEFGIAAYKSVDGFAQAEVDWLLKIGGITVETGQRLGETLSLDQLTSDFDAVFLGIGLGGVNALGVDGEDKDGVLDAVDFIADLRQSTDLSKLPIGRDVVVIGGGMTAVDAAVQSKLLGALNVSLVYRRGRDRMNASVFEQDLAASKGVRIITNASPVAVHGNGAVREIEFEYTDNDLSPTGQTFRLAADQVFKAIGQTLKGDALPALDGRKIAVTGAGRTSIDGVWAGGDCAAGGDDLTVTAVAEGRDAAEDIHAQLTGG, from the coding sequence ATGCCAGACAGCACACTGACCCCAGGCATCACCGCTGGCCGCCTGCCCGCCGAGGCGCTGGACGAAAACTTCTCCGACCTGCACCCGCCGCTCGACGATCACGAGGCGCTTGTGGCCGCCGACCGCTGCTATTTCTGCCATGATGCCCCCTGCATCACCGCCTGCCCCACGGATATCGACATCCCGCTGTTCATCCGCCAGATCGCCACCGGCACGCCCGAGGCGGCGGCGAAAACGATCCTGACCCAGAACATCCTGGGCGGCATGTGTGCCCGCGTCTGCCCGACCGAGACACTGTGCGAGCAGGTCTGCGTGCGCGAGGTGGCCGAGGGCAAGCCGGTACTCATCGGCCAGTTGCAGCGCTACGCCACCGACACGCTGATGGAGACGGGCGCGCATCCCTTCACCCGCGCTGCTCCGACGGGCAAGAAGATCGCCGTGGTGGGCGCGGGGCCTGCGGGCCTCTCCTGCGCGCATCGGCTGGCCATGCATGGGCATGATGTGACGCTCTATGATGGCCGCGCCAAACCCGGCGGGCTCAACGAGTTCGGCATCGCCGCCTACAAATCCGTCGATGGCTTTGCTCAGGCCGAAGTGGACTGGCTGCTGAAGATCGGCGGCATCACTGTCGAGACCGGCCAAAGGCTGGGCGAGACGCTCTCGCTGGACCAACTCACCTCAGATTTTGACGCCGTGTTCCTCGGGATCGGTCTGGGCGGGGTGAATGCGCTGGGCGTCGATGGCGAAGACAAGGACGGCGTGCTCGATGCCGTGGATTTCATCGCCGACCTGCGCCAGTCCACCGACCTCTCCAAGCTCCCCATAGGCCGCGATGTGGTGGTGATCGGCGGCGGGATGACCGCCGTGGATGCCGCCGTTCAGTCGAAACTGCTGGGCGCGCTCAATGTCTCCCTCGTCTATCGCCGGGGCCGCGACCGGATGAATGCGAGCGTGTTCGAGCAAGACCTCGCCGCCTCCAAAGGCGTGCGCATCATCACCAACGCCTCCCCCGTCGCCGTGCATGGCAATGGCGCGGTGCGCGAGATCGAGTTCGAATATACCGATAACGATCTTTCCCCCACCGGCCAGACCTTCCGCCTTGCTGCCGATCAGGTGTTCAAGGCCATCGGCCAGACGCTGAAGGGCGACGCCCTGCCCGCGCTCGACGGCCGCAAGATCGCCGTCACCGGCGCGGGCCGCACCTCGATCGATGGCGTCTGGGCAGGCGGCGATTGCGCCGCGGGCGGCGATGACCTGACCGTGACGGCTGTTGCCGAAGGCCGCGACGCCGCCGAAGACATCCACGCTCAGTTGACGGGAGGCTGA
- a CDS encoding FadR/GntR family transcriptional regulator, whose amino-acid sequence MPFQKVIPEKLSTAVTRQIEQLILRGILRPGERLPSERDLAERLGVSRPSLREAVAELQEKGLLSSRAGSGIYVADVLGNAFSPALIQLFADHDEAVFDYISFRRDLEAMAADRAARLGSDTDLQVIQTIFDKMEAAHGKKDPTDEATLDAEFHLAILEASHNVVLLHMMRSMFEMLREGVFYNRQVMFAQRTTRSALLDQHRAINDAIQARDPAAARAAIEAHLGFVETALRDQQRADAHETIAQQRLDQERKR is encoded by the coding sequence ATGCCCTTTCAAAAAGTCATTCCCGAGAAACTCTCCACCGCCGTCACCCGCCAGATCGAGCAACTGATCCTGCGCGGCATCCTGCGCCCCGGGGAGCGTCTTCCCTCCGAACGCGATCTGGCCGAACGGCTGGGCGTCTCCCGCCCCTCCCTGCGTGAGGCGGTGGCCGAACTGCAAGAGAAGGGCCTTCTCAGCTCCCGCGCGGGTTCCGGCATTTATGTGGCCGATGTGCTGGGCAACGCCTTCTCGCCCGCCCTCATTCAGCTCTTCGCCGATCATGATGAAGCGGTGTTTGACTACATCTCCTTCCGCCGCGATCTCGAGGCCATGGCCGCCGACCGCGCCGCGCGCCTCGGCTCCGACACCGACCTGCAGGTGATCCAGACCATCTTCGACAAGATGGAAGCCGCACACGGCAAAAAAGACCCCACGGATGAGGCCACACTTGATGCCGAGTTCCACCTCGCCATCCTTGAGGCCAGCCACAATGTGGTGCTCCTGCACATGATGCGCTCGATGTTCGAGATGCTGCGCGAGGGCGTGTTCTATAACCGTCAGGTCATGTTCGCCCAGCGCACCACCCGCTCGGCCCTGCTCGACCAGCACCGCGCCATCAACGACGCGATCCAGGCCCGCGATCCCGCCGCCGCCCGTGCCGCCATCGAGGCCCATCTCGGCTTCGTCGAGACCGCCCTGCGCGACCAGCAACGCGCCGACGCCCACGAAACCATCGCCCAACAGCGGCTCGATCAGGAACGCAAGCGGTAA
- the preA gene encoding NAD-dependent dihydropyrimidine dehydrogenase subunit PreA: MADLTSDFIGIKSPNPFWLASAPPTDKEYNVRRAFEAGWGGVVWKTLGEDGPPVVNVNGPRYGAIWGADRRLLGLNNIELITDRPLQVNLDEMTRVKKDYPDRAIIASLMVPVNEDAWKAILERVAETGCDGVELNFGCPHGMSERGMGSAVGQVPEYVGQVAEWCKKHTDLPVIVKLTPNITDIRKPAQAAKDGGADAVSLINTINSITGVNLDNFAPEPTIDGKGAHGGYCGPAVKPIALNMVAEIARTPGLGGIPISGIGGVTTWRDAAEFMALGAGNVQVCTAAMTYGFKIVQEMISGLSQYMDEKGFTSTSELVGRAVPNLSDWQHLNLNYVTKARIDQDLCIKCGRCYAACEDTSHQAITMSEDRVFDVDDSECVACNLCVNVCPVEGCITMEELAPGTVDERTGKVVEKEYANWTTHPNNPGTCAAE; this comes from the coding sequence ATGGCCGACCTCACATCCGACTTCATCGGGATCAAATCCCCCAACCCGTTCTGGCTGGCCTCAGCGCCGCCCACGGACAAGGAATACAACGTCCGCCGCGCCTTCGAGGCCGGCTGGGGTGGTGTCGTCTGGAAGACGCTGGGCGAGGACGGCCCGCCCGTGGTCAACGTCAACGGGCCGCGCTACGGCGCCATCTGGGGCGCGGACCGCCGCCTTCTGGGTCTGAACAATATCGAGCTGATCACCGACCGGCCCCTGCAGGTGAACCTCGATGAAATGACCCGCGTGAAAAAGGATTACCCGGACCGCGCGATCATCGCCTCGCTCATGGTCCCGGTGAATGAGGATGCCTGGAAAGCCATCCTTGAACGCGTGGCCGAAACCGGCTGCGACGGGGTGGAGCTGAATTTCGGCTGCCCGCATGGCATGTCCGAACGCGGCATGGGCTCGGCCGTGGGACAGGTGCCCGAATATGTGGGCCAGGTCGCCGAATGGTGCAAGAAACACACCGATCTGCCGGTGATCGTGAAGCTGACGCCCAACATCACCGATATCCGCAAACCCGCGCAGGCGGCCAAGGATGGCGGGGCCGATGCGGTGTCGCTGATCAACACGATCAATTCGATCACCGGTGTGAACCTCGACAATTTCGCGCCCGAACCCACGATTGACGGCAAAGGCGCACATGGCGGCTATTGCGGCCCGGCGGTCAAGCCGATTGCGCTGAATATGGTGGCCGAAATCGCCCGCACACCGGGGCTGGGCGGCATCCCGATCTCGGGCATTGGCGGGGTCACGACATGGCGCGACGCGGCTGAATTCATGGCGCTGGGTGCCGGCAATGTGCAGGTCTGCACGGCGGCCATGACCTATGGCTTCAAGATCGTGCAGGAAATGATCTCGGGCCTCAGCCAGTACATGGACGAAAAAGGCTTCACATCGACCTCCGAGCTTGTTGGCCGCGCGGTGCCGAACCTGTCCGATTGGCAGCACCTCAACCTCAACTATGTCACCAAGGCGCGGATCGACCAGGACCTCTGCATCAAATGCGGGCGCTGCTATGCGGCCTGCGAGGACACGTCGCACCAGGCGATCACCATGTCCGAGGACCGTGTCTTTGACGTCGATGACAGCGAATGCGTGGCCTGCAACCTCTGTGTGAATGTCTGCCCGGTCGAGGGTTGCATCACCATGGAAGAGCTGGCCCCCGGCACGGTGGATGAACGCACCGGCAAAGTGGTTGAGAAGGAATACGCCAACTGGACCACGCACCCCAACAACCCGGGCACCTGCGCCGCCGAGTAG
- a CDS encoding mandelate racemase/muconate lactonizing enzyme family protein, translating to MRIVAVTPYLIPARPGADGWSQGHSVILVRLEAANGLIGWGEAYALEHRQRAIREVILTLGGAVTEMSEASPRRFLDHVARPMESKHPGIDYAAAVSAIEIALWDLAGKAAGLPLHALLGGAVKERIPLYANAWDNPVQPPEAIAARCGAMCREGYRAVKIYPLRQATLAASEAVVRLTREAVGPEVDLMLDFAVETDPRRALQAARLFAPYAPYWIEEPVAGDQIDLLAEFRARTDQRVTTGERQAGLPHYNALLRARAADVLNPDIAGVGGLLRMLEIGAMTQAAGAQLSPHNWNSTTVAFLAMLHVCAVLPNATYAELFYDYLPMGADYATCDYVIKDGFASLPASPGLGVEIDEDALARLGGVSV from the coding sequence ATGCGGATCGTGGCGGTGACACCCTATCTGATCCCGGCCCGGCCGGGGGCCGATGGCTGGTCGCAGGGGCACAGCGTGATTCTGGTCAGGCTGGAGGCCGCGAATGGCCTGATCGGCTGGGGCGAGGCTTATGCGCTGGAGCATCGGCAAAGGGCGATCCGAGAGGTCATCCTGACCCTCGGCGGCGCTGTGACTGAGATGTCCGAGGCCAGCCCGCGCCGCTTTCTGGATCATGTCGCCCGCCCGATGGAGAGCAAACATCCCGGCATTGACTATGCCGCAGCTGTGAGTGCGATCGAGATCGCGCTTTGGGACCTGGCGGGCAAGGCGGCCGGACTGCCGTTGCATGCGCTTCTGGGTGGGGCGGTGAAAGAGCGGATCCCGCTTTATGCCAATGCCTGGGATAACCCGGTTCAGCCGCCGGAGGCCATCGCGGCGCGCTGTGGGGCGATGTGCCGGGAAGGCTACCGCGCGGTCAAGATCTATCCGTTGCGCCAGGCCACGCTGGCGGCGTCGGAAGCCGTGGTGCGTCTGACCCGCGAGGCGGTCGGGCCGGAGGTGGATCTGATGCTGGATTTTGCGGTCGAGACCGATCCGCGCCGTGCGCTCCAGGCTGCCCGGCTCTTTGCGCCTTATGCGCCCTACTGGATCGAGGAGCCTGTTGCCGGGGATCAGATCGATCTGCTGGCCGAGTTCCGCGCCCGGACCGATCAGCGCGTGACCACGGGCGAGCGGCAGGCGGGTCTGCCGCATTACAACGCGCTGCTCAGGGCGCGTGCGGCGGATGTGCTGAACCCTGATATCGCCGGGGTGGGCGGCCTTCTGCGGATGCTGGAGATCGGTGCCATGACGCAGGCGGCGGGTGCGCAGCTTTCTCCGCATAACTGGAACAGCACCACGGTGGCCTTTCTGGCCATGCTGCATGTCTGCGCCGTGCTGCCCAATGCGACCTATGCCGAGCTGTTCTATGACTATCTGCCGATGGGGGCGGACTATGCCACCTGCGATTATGTCATCAAGGACGGGTTTGCGAGCCTGCCCGCCTCTCCGGGGCTGGGGGTGGAGATTGACGAGGACGCGCTGGCGCGCCTCGGAGGCGTTTCCGTTTGA
- a CDS encoding class I SAM-dependent methyltransferase, translating into MVDHSDIASDIARHYSPGGLYERILNALAENGIAEAELEPAHLRAVEEFHIGGGPATEHLLDPLGIGPDTRVLDIGCGIGGAVRHMARTYGAQITGMDLTPDYVETAGLITDRFGIAARFTVGSALDLPFDADSFDLATLLHVGMNIPDKPRLFAETARVLTPGGTFAVYDVMLTGAHPDFPLPWSTDPETSFLASPEAYLAAAEASGFTLQHREERGEVARTFFQQMKARIAAEGPPIVGPPLMMGDTAPQKVDNMTRAVMAGDITPVEMVFRAPD; encoded by the coding sequence ATGGTTGACCATTCCGATATCGCCAGCGACATCGCCCGCCATTACAGCCCGGGCGGGCTTTACGAGCGGATCCTGAACGCCCTGGCAGAGAACGGAATTGCCGAGGCTGAACTGGAACCGGCACATCTGCGCGCCGTGGAAGAGTTTCATATCGGCGGTGGCCCGGCGACCGAACATCTGCTCGACCCTCTCGGCATCGGTCCAGACACCCGTGTGCTCGACATCGGTTGCGGCATCGGCGGGGCGGTGCGGCACATGGCGCGGACCTATGGCGCTCAGATCACCGGCATGGACCTGACCCCCGATTACGTGGAAACCGCAGGGCTTATCACGGACCGGTTTGGCATCGCCGCCCGGTTCACCGTGGGCAGTGCGCTCGATCTGCCCTTCGACGCGGACAGCTTCGATCTGGCGACGCTCCTGCATGTCGGCATGAACATTCCCGACAAGCCCCGCCTCTTTGCCGAAACGGCGCGCGTGCTGACGCCCGGGGGCACCTTCGCGGTCTATGACGTCATGCTGACCGGGGCGCATCCCGACTTCCCCCTGCCCTGGTCGACCGATCCCGAAACGTCATTTCTGGCCTCGCCCGAGGCCTATCTCGCGGCGGCCGAGGCAAGCGGCTTCACGCTGCAACACCGCGAGGAACGCGGCGAGGTGGCCCGGACGTTTTTTCAGCAGATGAAGGCACGCATCGCCGCAGAAGGCCCGCCTATCGTAGGCCCGCCCCTGATGATGGGCGACACCGCGCCACAGAAAGTAGACAACATGACCCGCGCCGTGATGGCGGGCGATATCACGCCCGTCGAAATGGTGTTCCGCGCGCCGGACTGA
- a CDS encoding Lin0512 family protein yields MTDQRFIIEMGMGNDLWNMDYQAAARRAIKDAYAHVTLPMLATLGLDLSALRVQVTVGVQAPEALDTGALSTLISKGQVSVRAVFGGQNVVNPDTGDTIVIASAAIEAFLPYQGNCWTGGTT; encoded by the coding sequence ATGACTGATCAGCGCTTCATCATCGAAATGGGCATGGGCAACGACCTGTGGAACATGGATTATCAGGCCGCCGCCCGCCGCGCGATTAAGGATGCCTATGCCCATGTCACCCTGCCCATGCTGGCCACTCTGGGCCTCGACCTTTCAGCGCTGCGCGTGCAGGTCACGGTGGGGGTGCAGGCCCCCGAGGCGCTCGATACCGGTGCCTTGTCCACGCTGATCTCGAAGGGGCAGGTCAGCGTGCGCGCGGTGTTTGGTGGCCAGAACGTCGTGAACCCCGACACCGGTGACACGATCGTGATCGCCTCTGCGGCGATCGAGGCGTTCCTGCCCTATCAGGGAAATTGCTGGACAGGCGGAACCACCTGA
- a CDS encoding Lin0512 family protein — MPKHRILTEFGQGASLRRQDYTEAARRAIKDALWRNSINVAELFGHPKEAMLIDVEIAAQQPEKVDCAALRSVFPYGQVSVTAQPGGLDIPRPDGLPTVIATAAISVSFEMERADD, encoded by the coding sequence ATGCCCAAACACCGCATCCTCACCGAATTCGGCCAGGGCGCCTCCCTGCGCCGGCAGGACTATACCGAGGCCGCGCGGCGCGCCATCAAGGATGCGCTCTGGCGCAACTCGATCAACGTGGCCGAGCTTTTTGGCCACCCGAAGGAGGCCATGCTGATCGACGTCGAAATCGCCGCGCAGCAGCCCGAGAAGGTGGATTGCGCCGCCCTCAGATCGGTCTTTCCCTATGGCCAGGTCAGCGTCACGGCACAGCCGGGCGGGCTCGACATCCCGCGCCCCGACGGCCTGCCCACCGTGATCGCGACCGCCGCCATTTCCGTCAGCTTCGAAATGGAACGCGCCGATGACTGA
- a CDS encoding selenium-binding protein SBP56-related protein produces MNLRPDPTFYPSPKMAMEAPAETLAFTLMLSPDGSQPDGLAVVDVDPASDTYGQIVHSLFMPNKGDEFHHFGWNACSSALSPLTGHAFYERRYLIIPGIRSSRIYVIDVKEPLKAKIHKIIEPEEVFEKTGYSRPHTIHCGPEGIYVSTLGGGGEDGTDGPPGIFIMDCETFEILGRYEMDRGIQDKHYDFWWNLPRDYMVSSEWGLPPQFENGIVPEDLLSNKYGHTIHFWDLRGRKVVKSIDLGENHQMALEIRPAHDPVKEYGFCGVVVDTTNLQGAIFTWWRDENGEWQAKKTITIDPVPADPDDLPELLKGFAACPPLVTDIDLSLDDKYLYVACWGLGEMHQYDVSDPMNPVLAGKVEIGGIVKQTPHPNGKTFGYGPQMVEISRDGKRVYWTNSLYSTWDDQFYPGDRGAAMVMAEVGENGGLTLNKDFWVEFPEGYRSHQIRLEGGDCSTDSFCYPSV; encoded by the coding sequence ATGAACCTAAGACCCGATCCGACATTCTATCCCAGCCCCAAAATGGCCATGGAAGCCCCCGCCGAAACGCTGGCCTTTACCCTCATGCTCAGCCCCGACGGCTCGCAGCCCGACGGGCTCGCCGTGGTGGATGTCGACCCGGCCTCGGACACCTATGGCCAGATCGTGCACAGCCTGTTCATGCCCAACAAGGGCGATGAATTTCACCATTTCGGCTGGAATGCCTGCTCCTCGGCCCTGTCGCCGCTGACCGGCCACGCCTTTTACGAACGCCGCTACCTGATCATCCCCGGCATCCGGTCCTCGCGCATCTATGTGATCGACGTCAAAGAACCGCTCAAGGCCAAGATCCACAAGATCATCGAGCCCGAAGAGGTGTTCGAGAAGACCGGCTATTCCCGTCCGCACACCATCCATTGCGGCCCCGAAGGCATCTATGTGTCGACCCTCGGCGGTGGCGGCGAGGACGGCACCGATGGCCCTCCGGGCATCTTCATCATGGATTGCGAGACCTTCGAGATTCTCGGCCGCTACGAAATGGACCGCGGCATTCAGGACAAGCACTATGATTTCTGGTGGAACCTGCCGCGCGACTACATGGTCAGTTCCGAATGGGGCCTGCCGCCGCAGTTTGAGAACGGGATCGTGCCCGAAGACCTGCTCAGCAACAAATACGGCCACACGATCCATTTCTGGGATCTGCGCGGGCGCAAGGTGGTCAAAAGCATCGACCTCGGTGAAAATCACCAGATGGCGCTGGAAATCCGGCCCGCCCATGACCCGGTGAAGGAATACGGCTTCTGCGGCGTGGTGGTCGACACAACCAACCTGCAAGGCGCGATCTTCACCTGGTGGCGGGATGAGAATGGCGAATGGCAGGCCAAGAAGACCATCACGATCGACCCTGTTCCGGCCGATCCCGATGATCTGCCCGAGCTGCTCAAGGGCTTCGCCGCCTGCCCTCCGCTGGTCACGGATATCGACCTGAGCCTTGATGACAAATATCTCTACGTGGCCTGCTGGGGCCTCGGTGAGATGCACCAGTATGATGTCTCGGATCCGATGAACCCGGTGCTCGCCGGCAAGGTCGAGATCGGCGGAATCGTCAAGCAAACCCCGCACCCCAATGGCAAGACCTTCGGCTACGGCCCGCAAATGGTCGAGATCAGCCGCGACGGCAAGCGGGTCTACTGGACCAACTCGCTCTATTCCACCTGGGATGACCAGTTTTATCCCGGTGACCGCGGGGCGGCCATGGTCATGGCCGAGGTGGGCGAAAATGGCGGCCTGACGCTGAACAAGGACTTCTGGGTCGAGTTCCCCGAGGGCTACCGCAGCCACCAGATCCGGCTCGAAGGCGGCGACTGTTCGACCGACAGTTTCTGTTACCCGTCCGTCTGA